gTAGGTCAGCTCATTCTCTGGGGATCTCTTAGGGTAGAGtgtgggagagaaaaggaggcaAGGAGGATCCTGTAGGGACGTGTGCAGGCACACGAATTCTATATCCAGACAGCAGCCAGGGGCTGAGAACAGGTAAGGTTTCCTCCCAGGATCTCAAAGCCCTTCTCTAGAAAATGAGGATAGTCCGGTTTAACCTGGAGAGAGCTGTGTTAAGCACATAGTGAGTGTTAAGtattcactcaacaaatatttgttgaacacCTGCTAAGGCAGGCTATTTATTCTTCCTAATAACAGTGCAACCACTTTATGCCTTGGTACATATCAGATCCTCTTTGTAGATATCTTCTCGGTGGAATAAATGAATTTATAGGTATCTGCCAGGTACTAATTCCAGCACTTGCCTGGTATGGCGTCACACactaatttcagcacttggagaGACAGGAAAAATGGCCAGTTTGGGCTGAACAGCAAGATGCTGTCCCTAAAACAGTCACTTACCCTGTTGCTATTGTAATCTTCAGTCCGTTGAGACAGGCCCAGAACGCTTAGCTTAAGTCATGCGCACCAAGTCCCACAAGCGAGGATTTGAggccaggaagaaggaaggcagTTCTGTAGTCCTTCGTAGGAGTGGACTGGGGTGGCCGCGAGAGTCATCTCTCAGTCACGATGGGTTCTCTACAGCTTGGAGTGCTAGGTGGCGTTTGGCGTGCTGGTGAcacagctgggtgggcacctgcgAGGTCCCCGCGCGCCTGTGGCCGGTTGTGCGTGAAGGTGGGGTGAATGGAAGTCTGCGAGTGTAGTGTGACTATGTGTAAGCTGccatgtgcgcgtgtgtgcgtgcatgcgtctGTGCACGTGGGGCTGGAAGTGCGTGTGAGTGAGCGTGTGTGAACGACTGCGAgatcctccatccctcccccaccccaccccctgggtCGGAGGACCCGCTAGGGACTACCACTCCCGGCATGGCCTGGGCGGCCCGCCCTGCCATCCTGATTGGCTGAGATCCTCGTGCTCCCGCCCCCTGGGAATGAATGGATGGGCGGCCTCAGCGCCCGCCCGACCGCTGGGAGGACCGACCCGGCAGGGACCTGCTGGGGGCAGGACCCGGGGAGCAAGATGGCCACGGTCATCCCCAGCCCCCTGAGGTGGTGCGGGTGGGCGCGAGGCGGGGGAGTCGGCGCGGGCGGGTCTGTGCGgccgcgcgcgcgcgtgtgtatgtgtgtggccgctgggggtggggctggtggGGTGTCAGGGGGCTGTCACCGCGTGCGGGGGTGCGAGTGTATGTGACTGAGGGTGTTTAGCAAGAATGATGTCCGACGCGTTGCTCCAGGACTGGGAGAGGGCGTGGGGGAGGGGTCTCCAAGGATTTTTAGGGGAAAGGGGTCATGTCCCCTCCCAGGGATGCCAGGGTTTGAGAGAGGGTACATGGTCTAGGGAAGCTGGGGCCTGGGTACACTCGAATCCACGCTACCTTTGTCTTGGGGTGTGGAGTGTGTTGAGCGACTTATACATTGCTTTTTGCTTTGTAGCTGAATGTGTGGGTATGTATAGGGTTTCTTTTATTCTGCACTACCTATCTGAGTATTTGGGTCTcgaagtgtgtgcacatgtctggcGAATCTGCACCATTTATGTTCTGTGTCTTTGGATATGGACGTGTGAGGATAGGTCTAAATTTTTGTGTGAACATGAGCAGACCTGACTGCCCCTCTGTTTCCAAGGCGTGTACCTGTGTATTTGGGGATGCATTTTAAATTTGgggtttctgtgtatgtgtacccTTGAAAATCTCAGTGATGTCTTTGTATTGTGTGTTTGGCTGGAGTGTCTTTGGATGGATATGTAAGCGCATATGTAAATGTTTATAGGGTCCCTATCTTTTGACATTGTGTGACTGTTGGGATGAGTGTTGTGTGGTGTGTTTCCATGTTGTGGGTCTTTGTGGATAAGCTGTCTCTGGAACCATCTGGGTCTCTGGATACATGACATTCATAGGTAGTTCTATGGCTTTTTTTGATTTGGATTATTTGTGTTCTGCAagagatgtgtgtctgtgtgacagaGAGAATTTGTTTGCTACTCCTTTGTGAAGATTGGGATacgtttctctttgtgtgtgaatCCCGTGTGGCCATGTGCGATTTGTTTGTATTGGGTGTTTGGCTACGTTCATGTGTGGATGGGTCCCGgtatgttttggtttgtttttatattgtcTGTGAACACTTCTTAACCCGAGACATAATCAAGTTTTAGGTAGCTGCTTCCCTGCCAGCACCCTGCCCCGCCCCCGGATCCAGAGGGGTGGGAGAAGATGGGGGAGGTGAAGGTGGACCTGGCCGGCTTGCCCTTTGCGGAGCAGTGGGAACGGGCAGCCGCGGGAGGGTGCTGGGCCTCCCTGCACTAGCCCTTGCTGACAGCCGCCCGCCCGCTGCTCGCCCGCCCCCACAGCCTTGGCGAGGACTTCTACCGGGAGGCCATCGAGCACTGTCGCAGCTACAACGCGCGCCTGTGTGCCGAGCGCAGCCTGCGCCTGCCTTTCCTCGACTCGCAGACCGGAGTGGCCCAGAACAACTGCTACATCTGGATGGAGAAGACCCACCGCGGGCCTGGTACTCGCCGCGAGgctggggtggggcggggcctgAGTCCGGGGACCTCACTTTCACAGCCTCTCTCCTCCAGGTTTGGCCCCGGGACAGATCTACACTTACCCCGCCCGCTGTTGGAGGAAGAAACGGAGACTCAACATCCTGGAGGACCCCAGGCTCCGGCCCTGCGAGTACAAGATCGGTGGGTGGAGCTGTGTCCCCTGCGCCTGCTGTGGCCCCAATCAAGGCCTTCAGCCCTCCCTGCTCCCCGGCTGAACTTCGTCTTTATTATCCTGAGTGTCCCTCCAGCAGACTATCTGTCCCCGGATGTCTTGAGTTACTTTCTTTGAGTGACTGAGTTGCCAGCTGTACCTGCTATGTGGGTCATGGCAAGCAGGTGTTTGGAGGACATGGTGTCATCTATGTCTAGATGTATCAAGGCTGATTGCATGTGCTTCCCAGGGAGCTGGGATACACCTGTGTCTGACTGTGTTTCTTTCTGTGGGTGCTGAGGGCTGTCTCACTGTGTATTTGTAAGAGTTAGCAACAGTTCTCCAGCTGTGGGTTGAGACCATGCACAACATATTTACATTTATGATGTATAACTataaaaaaattacagttatgaagtagcaacgaaataattttCTGGCTGGGGGGgtcaacacaacatgaggaactatattaaatttAGGGTCACActtttaggaaggttgagagccactcaGGGCGTCTACTTGTGACTTGTTTGTTGCTGAGTGCTTTAGGGTGCCTGTTTCTTTCTAGGTGTTTCCAAGAGAGAAAATGTgtgggaaaatgtgtgtgtgtgtggggggggggtaggtccgtgtctgtctatctcttttgGGTGCATATCTGATTCCATCAGGGCATCCTGTTGGGGTACCATCTGTGACAGCCTTTCTGTGTTAGGTGTTTCTTCTGGAGTTTTCCAATGTGTTCAGGATAGGCAGACATTGGTTtcatctcttcctctgtccaaatgtgtgtgtgtgtgaaggtctcCTTGTATCAagggtgctggagagctggccggCTGTGTTTTTCCCTGTATgtcagactgggtttctctgtgtaagcaTGTGGACACATTTGAGTGCTTCTCCTCGGGGTTGTCTGTGAGTGTCCAGGTGTACCATAGGGCGTACCTTTGTCTTCCTAATTAATGAAGGTCTAGATTTCTCTGTGGCTCTGGCTATTTCTTTCTGAGTATCTCTGTATCCAAGGGCTTAATCCTATCTCTTCTGTGTGTCCAGCTGTGTTCAAAGGTCAGCTGTGTTCCCTGTGTGGCCGGACATCTCTCTGCATGTCctgcctatgtgtctgtgtgtatcctaTTCAAATGTCTATCTAACTTTCTTTGGGTATATCTGAGGGTCTAGTTGCCTTTCTACTATGCATGCAGGTATTTATGAGGGTCCATAGTGTTCCTAAGGGTTGCCAGTGTATTGGAGTCTGGTTCTGTCTTCTTTATCTAGTAGAGCTGAGGGTGTGGCTGTGCCTTCCCAGTGTATGGATATTCTTTCCAGGGCTTGAGTCGAATCCTTCTGTCCATTGTTGGCTGTGTGTGGGACAGTGTGGGAGAGCCTGTCCCTGTCGAAAGGaccatgcccccacccccaccccctgcaaccCGGGCACTTTGGCCACAGCCTCTTCAACTGATACCACTTTCCCTGTGGCCCGTCCCCAGATTGTGAGGCACCTCTGAAGAAGGAGGGTGGCCTCCCGGAAGGGCCAGTCCTCGAGGCTCTGCTGTGTGCTGAGActggagagaagaaagtggagctgaaggaggaggagaccATCATGGACTGTCAGGTAAGGAGCCCCTCCCCGGCTGCAGATGCTCTCACCACTATGCCTTCCTGCTCTGAGATGCCCGGCTCCTCAGGGCCTCTGGGTACCCTATGGCCCCGATCTCCCAGAACACCTCTGCTTGTAGAAGGGTCCCTGACCTGCTCCCCCACCCTACCTGCAGCACATCAGTGCCCCCACCTTCTTGACCCCCCAATCTCCCTTCTACTGGGCCCAGAAACAGCAGTTGCTGGAGTTTCCGCATGATCTCGAGGTAGAAGACTTGGAGGAAGACATTCCCAGGAGGAAGAACAGGGCAAGAGGAAAGGTACCTTCCAGCAGCTTCCCTCCCGCCTCCTCCCCAGAGCCACGTAAAGGAGTAGAGGGCTTTGCACCCATTTTTATGGGTGAGGAAATGGAAACTCAGTGGATTATAAACTTTTTCGAAAATGGAGCTTGTGGATCAGAACTGTCTtgcagagctgggtgtggtagcccacacttgtaatcccagcacctgggaggctgaggcaggagaattgctacaAGTTTGAGacaagtgaattccaggctattCTGAACTAAATAAAGAGATCGTGTGcaaaaagagattaaaaaaaaaaaatcctaaaccaAACCAGCTACCCAGACAACAACAtcagcaacacacacaaacacacacacgcaccatgcacacacatacaaacacactcacataaacacacacacttacaaatacacacacatacaaacatgtacacacacatacaaatacatgtgtacaaatatacactccacatgtacacataaacacacatatacatgcacacacacacacacacacacacacacacacactcacaacctcTAATAAGAACAATAAAAAGGTGTTGGAACACAGATTtactcccagcactggagaggcagaggcaagaggatctctgagttcaaggccagcctgatctatagagtgagttcgcAGGTAGCTAGGACTGtgtggagagaccctgtctcaaaacaacaacaagaagaattatCTTCATAGGTGTACCGAGAGAAATTCAAAGGCTCACCACTAGAAACTGTGCCCAGTTTTAGTGGGGAAGATTTCATTATCGTTGTGTGGTTCTGGCACCCAGAATCTCACACTCACATGACAcctgctctgtcactgagccacgcccccagtgctgaaaagaaaaactttaatttttttcttcagtttgacTTTCAAGTCTAAACGAAGAAGCCCACtaaggcatggtagcacatatcCCATAATTCAGAAGCAGGAGGGCCACTGcatgtttaaggccagcctgatctacagagtgaattccaggtcaggcagggctacataatgagaccctgtctcaagcaacaacagcaacaacgacGACAAACTCAAAAACCCCAAGAATGATGAGCCTTTCTTTCCCTGGCTTTCCAGCTCCTTACTCCTAACCCTCCTCCCTACAGGCATATGGCATTGGAGGTCTCCGCAAACGCCAGGACACCGCATCCCTGGAGGACCGAGACAAGCCGTACGTCTGTGATAGTGAGTTCtgcagaggggaaagagagatgggggttggggggggggcagtgaccTCTCCCTTATGGCCCTCAGCAGAGCAGGTGGTGtgaacctggaggccagggtgGAGGAGGTGGCCCCGGAGTCTGACAATCACCCACTCACTTCCCCTCCAGTCTGTGGGAAGAGATATAAGAACCGGCCAGGACTCAGCTACCattacacccacacccacctggctgaggaggagggggaggagcacaCTGAACGCCACGCCCTGCCTTTCCACCGGAAAAACAACCATAAACGTGAGTTGGAGGGTCAAGGCTGGTGGGTGAGGTGCCAGGGGTGGGGCGGGAGCAATGGAGCCTGGAAATGTCTGCGGACGGGGAGGTGGGGGCACATTTAGACATTTCTGGAAAATCTTCAGCTTAACGGTTCCCTCCTCCACCAACCATAGGGATGCTGGCTCTGGGGTTGTCATGAcaaccaactctctctctctctctctctctctctctctctctctctctctctctctctccctctccctccccctccctcattctctctctctctctctctctctctctctctctctctctctctctccctcattccctGCCCGGGCATAATATTTCTGGGTCTGATTTATTGTTTCAATTAGAGCTCTGAGGGGGGTGGTAGAtgacttccccacccccaccccagacctcCCTCGTCTCCTTCTCTACTATGTTAGGATCCAGGGCAAGGTCGGTGGCCCCCAGGGTCCTTGACACCCACCCATGGCTGTTCCATGCCATGATGACAGCTGAGCCACGGAGGAAGTGGACTATCTCTCACCTGTCCCTCAAAGAGAGCCTCTCCAAAAACCTCAGGCCTGGCCCAGAGCCCTCTGTGCTGTAAAAATGCCCTGATTAGGCTTTGCAGAACTGTCTGCTAATCGTTGGCCTAGGCAAACTTACTTAGGGGTGCCTAAGGGGGTGCCCCCTACATGATGGGGGCAGCCATGGGCTCTTGCTAAGGTTATACCTATCTCTCAGACTTTTACCCAAATAGAACGTATGGTTACCCCAAGAGTTAGGGTTCTGGTGAGAATGgcttgcccctcccccagcttccttGCTACTTCCCAGTGCCTGGGCCAAGGGTCCCGCCcctggggctgaggctggggaCAGATGGGACCTTGCCTATGGTAAGAGCCCCtttctgtccccccacccccagagtttTACAAAGAATTGG
This Mus musculus strain C57BL/6J chromosome 7, GRCm38.p6 C57BL/6J DNA region includes the following protein-coding sequences:
- the Dpf1 gene encoding zinc finger protein neuro-d4 isoform X5; translated protein: MEKTHRGPGLAPGQIYTYPARCWRKKRRLNILEDPRLRPCEYKIDCEAPLKKEGGLPEGPVLEALLCAETGEKKVELKEEETIMDCQAYGIGGLRKRQDTASLEDRDKPYVCDICGKRYKNRPGLSYHYTHTHLAEEEGEEHTERHALPFHRKNNHKQFYKELAWVPEAQRKHTAKKAPDGTVIPNGYCDFCLGGSKKTGCPEDLISCADCGRSGHPSCLQFTVNMTAAVRTYRWQCIECKSCSLCGTSENDGASWAGLTPQDQLLFCDDCDRGYHMYCLSPPMAEPPEGSWSCHLCLRHLKEKASAYITLT